One genomic window of Danio rerio strain Tuebingen ecotype United States chromosome 24, GRCz12tu, whole genome shotgun sequence includes the following:
- the slc22a13b gene encoding solute carrier family 22 member 13b isoform X2 — translation MLLSGVAYGIRNWRVLQLVLSAPVGLFFIYYWILPESARWLLTQGKLDSAKREILKAARINGRKVSENLLDKMEAENTAKSSTMIDLFRVGYLRKRALIMCYMWFVTSLVYYGVSLNVGNFGLDIYLTQLIFGMAEFPARLSCFPLIQRFGRRICQSVVLLLGGTACLIIPAIPAKYPIVVTVIAVIGKFSLAASFSIVYVYTAELYPTVVRQNGVGLNSMCARVAGILAPLIGLLDVYHHAIPMIIYGSLPFVGGALTFLLPETLNTDLQDHTDIPADESMTVTEVKLERWGRRRGWDRERSTSQDFKSGRL, via the exons GATTCTCCCTGAGTCTGCGAGATGGCTTCTGACACAAGGAAAACTAGACAGTGCCAAGAGAGAGATCCTCAAAGCTGCCCGAATTAATGGCAGGAAGGTGTCTGAAAATCTGCTTGATAAg ATGGAAGCAGAGAACACAGCCAAATCAAGCACCATGATAGACCTGTTCCGAGTGGGTTACCTGAGAAAGAGAGCTCTCATCATGTGCTATATGTG GTTTGTGACATCCCTGGTTTACTATGGTGTCAGCTTGAATGTGGGGAACTTCGGCCTGGACATTTACCTGACTCAACTCATCTTTGGCATGGCAGAGTTTCCTGCACGGCTGTCCTGCTTTCCTCTCATTCAGCGCTTTGGACGGAGAATTTGCCAAAGTGTCGTTTTGCTGCTAGGAGGCACAGCCTGCCTGATTATTCCTGCTATCCCAGCAA AATATCCTATAGTTGTGACTGTGATCGCTGTAATTGGGAAGTTTTCACTCGCTGCCTCCTTCTCCATTGTATACGTGTACACCGCTGAGCTCTACCCAACAGTTGTGAG GCAGAATGGGGTGGGCCTGAACTCCATGTGTGCCCGTGTGGCTGGTATTCTGGCTCCTCTGATTGGCTTGTTGGACGTTTATCATCATGCCATTCCTATGATCATATACGGCTCGCTGCCTTTTGTTGGAGGAGCTCTGACCTTCCTGCTTCCAGAAACACTGAACACTGACCTACAGGACCACACGGATATCCCTGCGGATGAGAGCAT GACAGTGACGGAAGTGAAGTTGGAGAGATGGGGGAGAAGAAGAGGATGGGATCGAGAAAGGTCCACGAGTCAGGACTTTAAATCGGGACGCCTGTAA